One Methanococcus aeolicus Nankai-3 DNA segment encodes these proteins:
- a CDS encoding beta/alpha barrel domain-containing protein produces the protein MKTITREDVLVPAGVPENMKEEYISNYLNMTKNTGKLMLFAGDQKIEHLNDDFYGEGIPLDDATPEHLFKIASKAKIGTFATQLGLIARYGKKYSDINYLVKMNSKTHLVKTNQRDPISKALVSIEDIVEFKKNSGLNIAGVGYTIYIGSEFESEMLVEASKIIYEAHKNGLVVVLWIYPRGKAVKDEGDPHLIAGATGVGACLGADFVKVNYPKCENPAEVFKEAILAAGETKVICAGGSSIDPKAFLQMLYDQIHISGAGGNATGRNIHQKTLKEAVNLCNAIYAITVEGKTVEEAWEIYNK, from the coding sequence ATGAAAACCATCACAAGAGAAGATGTTTTAGTTCCAGCAGGAGTCCCTGAAAATATGAAAGAAGAATATATATCAAATTATCTTAACATGACAAAAAACACAGGAAAATTAATGCTTTTTGCAGGAGACCAAAAGATTGAACATTTAAATGATGACTTCTATGGAGAAGGAATACCATTAGATGATGCAACACCAGAACATTTATTTAAAATTGCATCAAAAGCAAAAATAGGAACATTTGCAACCCAATTAGGATTAATTGCAAGATATGGTAAAAAATATAGCGACATAAATTATTTAGTAAAAATGAACTCAAAAACCCATCTTGTAAAAACGAACCAAAGAGACCCAATTAGTAAAGCTTTGGTATCTATTGAGGACATTGTAGAATTTAAAAAGAATTCGGGATTAAATATAGCTGGTGTAGGATATACAATATATATTGGTAGTGAATTTGAAAGTGAAATGTTGGTTGAAGCTTCAAAAATTATATATGAAGCCCATAAAAATGGATTAGTTGTAGTATTATGGATATACCCAAGAGGTAAAGCTGTTAAAGATGAGGGAGACCCACATTTAATAGCTGGTGCAACAGGAGTTGGTGCATGTTTGGGAGCTGACTTTGTAAAAGTAAATTATCCAAAATGTGAAAACCCAGCCGAGGTATTTAAAGAGGCAATATTGGCAGCAGGGGAAACAAAAGTTATATGTGCGGGAGGGAGCTCCATTGACCCCAAGGCATTTTTACAGATGCTTTATGACCAAATACATATAAGTGGTGCAGGTGGAAATGCCACAGGAAGAAATATACACCAAAAAACATTAAAAGAAGCTGTGAATTTATGTAATGCAATATATGCAATTACAGTGGAAGGAAAAACAGTAGAGGAAGCATGGGAAATATATAATAAATAA
- a CDS encoding methanogenesis marker 9 domain-containing protein, with protein MWENAPSHVCRGGDLRGLAFCCPPVKGCPIYNSLNILKMTPDEFVKIKENFGKKTRLGKGKNTCFGSLVWCCKISKPCPYRDSEMLKINMGEDEYMELKKELSKEIIKNSKFFEEAIKFFEEKGMPVEIIEDALLESGDLKEAYEIIKKQIYNGENKE; from the coding sequence ATGTGGGAAAATGCACCCTCTCATGTGTGTAGAGGCGGAGATTTAAGGGGACTGGCATTTTGCTGTCCTCCTGTAAAAGGCTGTCCAATTTATAATTCATTAAATATATTAAAAATGACTCCTGATGAGTTTGTAAAAATAAAGGAAAATTTTGGAAAAAAAACACGATTAGGCAAAGGTAAAAACACATGTTTTGGTAGTTTGGTTTGGTGTTGTAAAATATCAAAACCTTGTCCATATAGGGATAGCGAAATGTTAAAAATAAACATGGGTGAAGACGAATATATGGAATTAAAAAAGGAGCTCTCCAAAGAAATTATAAAAAATTCCAAATTTTTTGAAGAAGCAATTAAATTTTTTGAAGAAAAAGGTATGCCTGTTGAGATTATTGAAGATGCCCTTTTAGAATCTGGAGATTTAAAAGAAGCCTACGAAATTATAAAAAAACAAATATATAATGGCGAAAATAAAGAATAA
- a CDS encoding DUF366 family protein produces the protein MKKIEFDNITSLIITNEKIDYTGIEIEPLWAYKNFDIQKDSIVAFQGGLCVSIDNMKDLKDIKEEAKHGDILIKSSRAINFIVEHFDNPDLKMAYLRQRILIANTKEVIEEITNNTKKIIRKGDDLYYNNGKLSVSIACRGISSSKIHLGINIANEDTPNYINTSSLDDLGINIMDDANINNIMEKIAIKYGEEMEKIEKDIRKTQCI, from the coding sequence ATGAAAAAGATAGAATTTGATAATATTACCTCATTAATAATAACAAATGAAAAAATTGATTATACGGGAATAGAAATTGAACCATTATGGGCATATAAAAATTTCGATATTCAAAAAGATAGTATAGTAGCATTTCAGGGGGGGCTATGTGTTAGCATAGACAATATGAAAGACCTGAAAGACATTAAAGAAGAAGCTAAACATGGCGACATATTAATAAAATCATCAAGAGCCATTAATTTTATAGTGGAACATTTTGATAATCCTGACTTAAAAATGGCATATTTAAGACAGAGAATCTTAATAGCAAATACAAAAGAGGTAATTGAGGAAATAACCAATAATACAAAAAAAATAATACGAAAAGGAGACGACTTATATTATAATAATGGAAAATTATCTGTATCAATAGCATGTCGGGGAATATCCTCATCAAAAATACATTTGGGCATAAATATAGCCAATGAAGATACTCCCAACTACATAAATACATCTTCATTGGACGATTTAGGGATTAACATAATGGATGATGCAAATATCAATAATATAATGGAAAAAATAGCCATAAAATATGGAGAAGAAATGGAAAAAATAGAAAAGGACATAAGAAAAACACAATGCATA